From the genome of Rhodothermales bacterium:
TTCGGGAATGCCGAGGTCGAAATCGGACACCAGCCGGCCCTCGAACACAGCGTCCGGGAAATGGCTTGTCTGCAGCGCCCTACGCATGTCCCGGTCGCGTTTCTTGATCCCTGTGTCGAGCGTGGCCAGTGGGAGGGTAAAGGAAACCGACCGATCGATAAGGCTGATCTGGCCGACAAGTACCTCGGAGATCCCGGTGAAGGAGTTGACCGGGATCTCGCCGGTGAAGGCGGCCTTGCCAGTTTCGGTGCGGTAGACCTGGGCGGGTGCGGGCGGCGCGAAGGCCAGGCAAAGCAATAGGAAGGGGAGGTAGCGCATGGGGATCGGCGGTTGGGTATGCCCTGCAGACGCCTGGACCGGGCCGGGATGTTCCCCCGGGTCAGGCGTTGAGGAGTTTTGAAGACCGTGGAAACCGTTCAGATGGAAGCCATGCTTACTAAAAGCCTGTCATGGTGAGCCTGCGATCGGTATCGATCGAAGCCGAACCACCTCCAGGAGCGACCGCGCTACAATTCACCCTGACCAGGGCGCTTTCACTCTTCACCACGCCCACGCATAAAAAGAATACGGGGGCTACGATGCTCCGTCGCTTCGCGACGTCACGCCTGACCAGACGGTGGTGAACGACAGTGGGTATTTCGTGCGTGTTGTTCCTGCTCTTGCAGCCTTCACGGAGCGATGGTTATGACCACTTGAGGGCTGTTCGCTTTCCTATCTACCTCTTTCGGCGCAAGAATCTCTCTACGTTGTTACGTCCTCGAACGGACTCCCGCCCGGCAATAAAAAAACCCCTGCCGGCCATCGGCCAACAGGGGATGTGTGGGTCCTAGTGGATTCGAACCACCGACCTCTACGATGTCAACGTAGCGCTCTAACCAACTGAGCTAAGGACCCGAAAGGACGCGCAATATATCGCAGGACTTTGGCGGATGTCAACCCCGCTTTGCCTGCATCGGCCTCCTTCTACGCAGGATCCTGCAATCGGATCTCCTTCGCCAAGATTTCGATGCGGCGCCGCGGATCGGCATTTGATCGCCCGACTTAAGCTTGTTCAGCGCCGGCCGATACAGCCTATGTAGCGTATTCCGCTCGCCCCCACGTAATTGCCCCCATCCCCATCGTATCATGAAGTACGCCCTCATCGTATCGGGCCTGCATGCCAACCAGGGATCCGATCATTCCAGCCGTGACGCTGCCTCCACCACCAACGAGGCCGCCGAGCACGTTCCTGTCGTGCGACGCTTCCCACCCGTCCTACAGTTCCTTACCCGGGCCGCGCCGTTCATCGAAGGCCAGCTCCAGTCCGCCGCCGTCCATGCTTTCAAACAGGGCCGGCGGATCGAGCAGATATGCGGCGTCCTCTATCACACCGCGCACGAATTGGGGTACCACGTGACCATCGGCGTCCAGGAAGTCTATAGCTCGAATATGCCCTCCTTCCCGGGGGAAACCGTGATGACGGCGCTGCTCCTGGTCGACGCCTCGGAACTCCGCCCGGTTTACAACTGACTAACGACGTTTCGCGTTACCGCGAGCGTTTAACGCGAAAATGTTCAACGCGTAACGTCTTGCCGGGCCGCAGAACCTTTCCCTCTTCCTCCCGTGTACAACCCGGCCGACTCCCAGGAGTCGGCCTTTTTTTATCGCAAACACCCATGCTACCGTCCCAATGCCTCGCGAACAAACCGCGCTCGACACCGACTCGCTGGCCGAACTCATCGCGTCGCGCCGTACCATTCACACCTTCCTGCTCGAACCTCCGCCCGAGGCCGCCATCCGCCGCGCGCTCGAACTCGCCCGCTGGGCGCCAAACCATAAATTGACGGAGCCGTGGCGGTTTTACCTCATCGGCCGGCCCACGGCGGATGCCATCGTCGAGCTCAACACTGAGATCCTGACGAAAACGCTCGGTGCCGGCGGCGCGGCCTCCAAACGCACCCGCTGGCTCGAAATACCGGGCTGGCTTGTCGTCACCTGCCAGCGATCGGATAAACCGATGCGGATGAAGGAAGACTACGCCGCCTGCTGCTGCGCCATTCAGAATGCGATGCTTTTCCTGTGGAACGAGGGCATCGGCATGAAATGGGCCACGGGAGATGTCATCCGCGACCCGCGGTTTTACGACCTGCTCGCGATCGACATCGACCAGGAAGAAGTGGTCGGCCTGTTCTGGTACGGCTACCCGGCGGAGGTGCCCGAGACGAAACGCAAACCGCTGGAAGAGGTGCTGCGGACGCGGCCTTGATAGGGGTCATCCTGAGCGTAGTCGAAAGCCTGCCCCCGCGAAGGCGGGGGGACCTCCCGATTGTCCGAGGGGTCCTTCGACAAGCTCAGGATGACCCCTATTTGGGGGGATTCACGGATCCCTTCTCGACGGATCCGTCAGCCAACCCCGTAGGGGCGCACGGCCGTGCTCCCGACGGCCATGATTCCAAAGCTACAGCTTAAGCGTCACGTGCACCCCCGGCGGCGACTTCGCATCGGCCGGTGGCGACAGCGCGATCGATAGGTCCGGCGCATTCGCCTTGCCGGCCTGCACCACGGCCGAAATCCCGGCGAATAACCGATTGGCCAAGAGGAGCGCCGCGTAGATCGAGCGCCGCCGGCCCAGCGTCTCGGCGTCGTTGCGAAGCGAGCGGTAATCCTGAAAGTCCGCTTCCGACGCCCATTCCCACTGAAAATCCCGCGTACTCACATAATCCAGCCGATTCCAGGCGCGATTGCGCAGCTGGGCTTCAAGGTAGGCGTCCGACGACGGGTACGTGGCCAGGTTCAGATAAAACGCCCGGTCCTTCCCGTCAATGAGGGCGTTCGCGTGTGTAACGGCAAGGGTCTCATAACTCTGCACCCGCTGCTGCTGCTGCCAGTTGGCGCCGAAGAGTCCCATCCAGAGCCCGATGTCGGCAGCGGCAAACAGCGTCGCCCGTCCTCGCCACGACCCCTCCTGCGCATACCGGTGCCCGAGACCGGGCAGCAACAGGCTCGCCGCGAACGCCTTGCCGGGCGTCGCGCGTTTTCGGGCTTCCTGCGCGGAAACGGGGGAAGCGACGACTACAGTGAGGAGGGCCAGGGTGAGGACCAGCCGGCGAAATCTAGCGGATAAACGGGTTTTCATGTCGACTACCATAAACAAACCCGGGGTGCCGGGCAATCCCTCTTAAAACCGTAATCCCATCCGCACGTTGATGGTGCGCGGCGTCAACCGGGTCGGGACGCGGGTCCAGATCCCGTCACTCCTCGGAATCCAGGAATAGGCGACGGTATTGACCATGTTGAAGACGTTCAAAATCTCCCCGGTGATCTCCAGCGCCACGGGGGAGCGACCGCGGCGTTCGGCGACCACGACCTCTTTCGTGATGCCCATGTCGAACCGGAAATAGCGCTGGTAGCGGGCCGAAAACCGCTCCCCGGGAATCTGGGTGACAATATTGCCGATTCGCTCGCCCTCGATGGGCGGGGTATACGGCAGCCCGCTCCCGAACAGGGTGCGGAGATGGAGTTTCCACGTTTCGTCCCCCGGAATATAGTCGGCGATGTAGATCGACACTGTGTGGCGCTGATCCGAGGGTCGGGGGTTGCTGCCGCGCTTGAAGTCGTCCTGGAACGCCGGCAAGAACCGCTCGCGGGACATCAAAAAGCTGTAATTCGCCCAGCTCTCGAGCCCGGGCACAAATTCGCCCCGAAGTTGGAGGTCCAATCCGAAGGACTCCCCCTCCGCATCGTTTTCGCCGGAGTAGACCACTCGGACGTTCTCGATGTCGTAGGAGACGACGTGTTTGAGGTCCTTGTAATAGCCCTCTGCGCGCAGATAGAGACGGGACTGCGGCAGGAACCGTTCGACGCCGGCCACCACCTGAAACGAGCGCTGGGAACGCAGGTCGCGGTTCAGGTTGTCGAGCAGGTTGATCGCAGGGTCCGGCTCGCCGCGCAACTCGCGATACGCCGGCGCCTGGTAGTAGATACCGGCCGACGCTGTGAGCGTTGTTTGGTCCGAGGCCAGGAAGCGAGCCGAGAGACGAGGGGATATCGTCCACTCACCATTGAAGGAGTAATAGTCCGACCGCAAACCGCCCGTCAGGACCAGCCGGCCGGATTCAGGCAGGAGGTCGATGGCGTCTTGCACGTAAAAGCCGGCCTGCCACGCGTCCAGTGTCGCGGCGCCGTCGAGGCTGTCGACGACGATGCGGACGACATCGCCCTCCTGTGAGCGACCGATGATAACGGATTTTTCCGTCAGCCGGTCGCTGAACTGGAGGTTGCGGGCGAAACCGCCGGCCTCGAACGCGTGTCGGTCCAACCCCAACAGCCAGCGGCTCTGCGCCGTCCAGGTGTCCACACCGATCCGGTTATCCGCTTCGTCTTCCGTGCGTGAGATGCCCGTGGCCAGGAAATCCGTGTTGTTGTCCGGGTCGCTGCCGGGGTCGACGAGGTAGAGCACGGCCGAACCCGAGATGTCGAAACGCTCCTCTTCAACCGTCCGAAAATACGACACGTCATGCATCGCCCGCAGCCGGCGGCCCAGCTGGCTGTTCACCCGGAAGCCGCCGAAGCGGGTGGCATAGCCGTCTCGCTCCTCACCGGTGAAATCGAGCCAGAGCGACTGGAGGTTGGAGGGGACGCGGGGGTCCTGACTGACGGTCCCAAAAAACGTCCGCTTATTACTCGGGTCGAGGCTGAACACATGCTCCGCCCAGATGCCCATCGCCTCGAGGTCGTGGCGGGGCGAAAGCTGGTAGGTGGTGAAGAGCTGGACGTCGGTATAGTCGGGCTCGTAATTTCCCTTCAGCTCCTGGGTGCTGAACAGGTAACGCGCGCGTGCCTTCCGAAAGCCGGCCACCCAGCCCATGCGCCCCCCGAGGAGCGACGACGAGGCGGTGGCGGAGGCATCGAGGAGCGATAGCGAGGCGGAGGCGCTCAGCGGCTCGCCGGCCGGCCGGCGGTACTGCACATCCAGCGCCGACGAGAGTTTGCCGCCATACCGCGCCGGGAAACCGCCGGTATAAAACGTCACCCGCTCGGCCATCTCGGCATTAAAAAGGCCCAACCCTTCCTGCTCGCCCTGGCGCGGACGAAATGGCATGTACACTTCAAAACCGTTCAGGAAGATCAGATTCTCATTAAAACCACCGCCCCGCACCGAGTACTGGCTCGATAACTCGTTGTTCGTCACCACGCCGGGTACGACTTTCAACGCCTGATACCCGTCCTTGAGCGGGGTAGGTATCCTCTGGATGGCCGCGGGGTCGAGCTCATAGACGCCGGCATCCTGATAGCCGGCGGCATCCTCCACGGTGATGCCTTCCATCTCCAGGCGTTCCTCGCCCAGGCGTGCGTCGAGTGTGACTACCCGATCCCGGACCACCGTGACGGAGTCGACGTGCGGCAGGTACCCGACCGACGAGAAGCGCAGCGCGTATCGGCGAGCGGGAAGGCGAACGTGGTAATATCCGGCCTCATCAGCCGCCGTGCCGTAGTTGGTGCCATCAACGAGCACTGTCGCGCCGGGGATCGGCCGGCCCGTGGACTGTTCGGTCACATGACCCTCCACTTCGCCCCAGTTCTGGGCGACGGCCGGGCGGCTACTGTATACCAGGAGACAGACAAGAAAAAGAGAGGCGAAGCGCATCATGCACTGCAACCGGGCTATAGACTGAGAAAAGAAGAGACGTATGGTATCAGTCTATCGGATAGGAGATCTCCTGGCGATGAGCAATGGGTTGGCAGGTTCGAACGACGGCTGGAGCGGGACGTTCCAGGCCGGCAGGCCCGACTACCTCGCACAGCTCTTTGTCATATCGGCCAAAACGCCTTTCAGAAAAGCACCGGTGCCGGATGTCGCAGCGACCATTCAGGCGACCATTCAGGC
Proteins encoded in this window:
- a CDS encoding YceI family protein, with product MRYLPFLLLCLAFAPPAPAQVYRTETGKAAFTGEIPVNSFTGISEVLVGQISLIDRSVSFTLPLATLDTGIKKRDRDMRRALQTSHFPDAVFEGRLVSDFDLGIPEIQPALVRGTMTMHGVSQEIEVAGGLQVMPDGLMVTATWDLNMTDYKISPPRMLVMKVADTVELRIEALLAPADAP
- a CDS encoding nitroreductase — protein: MPREQTALDTDSLAELIASRRTIHTFLLEPPPEAAIRRALELARWAPNHKLTEPWRFYLIGRPTADAIVELNTEILTKTLGAGGAASKRTRWLEIPGWLVVTCQRSDKPMRMKEDYAACCCAIQNAMLFLWNEGIGMKWATGDVIRDPRFYDLLAIDIDQEEVVGLFWYGYPAEVPETKRKPLEEVLRTRP
- a CDS encoding TonB-dependent receptor, with the protein product MMRFASLFLVCLLVYSSRPAVAQNWGEVEGHVTEQSTGRPIPGATVLVDGTNYGTAADEAGYYHVRLPARRYALRFSSVGYLPHVDSVTVVRDRVVTLDARLGEERLEMEGITVEDAAGYQDAGVYELDPAAIQRIPTPLKDGYQALKVVPGVVTNNELSSQYSVRGGGFNENLIFLNGFEVYMPFRPRQGEQEGLGLFNAEMAERVTFYTGGFPARYGGKLSSALDVQYRRPAGEPLSASASLSLLDASATASSSLLGGRMGWVAGFRKARARYLFSTQELKGNYEPDYTDVQLFTTYQLSPRHDLEAMGIWAEHVFSLDPSNKRTFFGTVSQDPRVPSNLQSLWLDFTGEERDGYATRFGGFRVNSQLGRRLRAMHDVSYFRTVEEERFDISGSAVLYLVDPGSDPDNNTDFLATGISRTEDEADNRIGVDTWTAQSRWLLGLDRHAFEAGGFARNLQFSDRLTEKSVIIGRSQEGDVVRIVVDSLDGAATLDAWQAGFYVQDAIDLLPESGRLVLTGGLRSDYYSFNGEWTISPRLSARFLASDQTTLTASAGIYYQAPAYRELRGEPDPAINLLDNLNRDLRSQRSFQVVAGVERFLPQSRLYLRAEGYYKDLKHVVSYDIENVRVVYSGENDAEGESFGLDLQLRGEFVPGLESWANYSFLMSRERFLPAFQDDFKRGSNPRPSDQRHTVSIYIADYIPGDETWKLHLRTLFGSGLPYTPPIEGERIGNIVTQIPGERFSARYQRYFRFDMGITKEVVVAERRGRSPVALEITGEILNVFNMVNTVAYSWIPRSDGIWTRVPTRLTPRTINVRMGLRF